A single window of Cololabis saira isolate AMF1-May2022 chromosome 24, fColSai1.1, whole genome shotgun sequence DNA harbors:
- the LOC133425148 gene encoding ankyrin repeat domain-containing protein SOWAHC-like → MESRSMQDPVLVLDFIMKPKTVQVRESRAARCALPTRPTWFRLRKRRKVPVPVPRLAEQEPARTDMGNRGSNTQGPPEPEPPGTRDPRVLVQGPRRPGPLDQDPGPRDVPQISVTEASPLPAEEQEEEGGAFTLPEPPGAAGAAGAAGAAGAAGDAGAELQGGPGGPRGEDSDARSLSGSEDGSTPGGGSPRESRRRFIQVMMDSSPQVRRSVGLGLSSRWDSDSASSLASSRSSSLEEDRPAALEEDRAAAALEPVEHEWMLCSSDGEWSRLQPLLALDPGLALRRDFVTGFTCLHWAAKLGRAELLALILDFSRRRGVAVSVDVRSSAGYTPLHVAAMHGHAEVVKLLVGAYGADLGARDFSGRRACQYLGRGAAADIRDIIGADDDPPETPGTPEPEPGGPWRFSRALRSSLKALSVEEDEDRPGARGGVVLRRRSSLSRMKPSLQRLRMRTSQLVHSVSFRDRDDLTGPRDGSGDGSGDGSGSAKARRKTHFLG, encoded by the exons ATGGAGTCCCGGTCCATGCAggacccggtcctggtcctggactttATAATGAAGCCGAAAACCGTCCAGGTGAGGGAGTCCCGGGCCGCGCGCTGCGCGCTCCCGACCCGCCCCACCTGGTTCAGGTTACGGAAACGGAGAAAAGTTCCAGTTCCAGTTCCGCGTCTGGCGGAGCAGGAACCAGCACGGACTGACATGGGGAACCGGGGCTCTAACACGCAGGGGCCCCCGGAACCGGAGCCACCGGGGACCCGGGACCcccgggtcctggtccagggGCCCCGGAGACCGGGACccctggaccaggacccgggGCCCCGGGACGTCCCGCAGATCTCCGTCACCGAGGCGTCCCCGCTCCCCgcggaggagcaggaggaggaggggggggcctTCACACTCCCGGAGCCCCCGGGGGCCGCAGGGGCCGCaggggccgcgggggccgcagGGGCCGCGGGGGACGCAGGGGCGGAGCTCCAGGGGGGCCCGGGGGGGCCCCGGGGGGAAGACTCGGACGCCCGCAGTCTGTCCGGCAGCGAAGACGGCAGCACCCCAGGGGGGGGCAGCCCGAGGGAGAGCCGCCGCCGCTTCATCCAG GTGATGATGGACAGCTCCCCCCAGGTGAGACGCAGCGTGGGGCTGGGCCTGTCGTCCAGGTGGGACAGTGACTCCGCCTCCTCCCTGGCCTCGTCCCGGTCCTCGTCCCTGGAGGAGGACCGGCCCGCGGCGCTGGAGGAGGACCGGGCGGCGGCGGCGCTGGAGCCCGTGGAGCACGAGTGGATGCTGTGCTCGTCGGACGGGGAGTGGTCCCGGCTGCAGCCGCTGCTGGCGCTGGACCCGGGGCTGGCGCTGCGCCGCGACTTCGTGACGGGCTTCACCTGCCTGCACTGGGCGGCCAAGCTGGGCCGGGCCGAGCTGCTGGCGCTGATCCTGGACTTCTCGCGGCGCCGCGGCGTGGCCGTCAGCGTGGACGTGCGCTCCAGCGCCGGCTACACGCCGCTGCACGTGGCCGCCATGCACGGCCACGCCgaggtggtgaagctgctggtggggGCCTACGGCGCCGACCTGGGGGCCCGCGACTTCAGCGGCCGCCGGGCCTGCCAGTACCTGGGCCGCGGCGCCGCCGCCGACATCAGGGACATCATCGGGGCGGACGACGACCCCCCggagacccctggtaccccggAGCCGGAGCCCGGGGGCCCCTGGAGGTTCTCCCGGGCCCTGCGGTCCAGCCTGAAGGCTCTCTcggtggaggaggacgaggaccgGCCCGGGGCCCGGGGCGGGGTCGTCCTCCGGAGGAGGTCGTCCCTCAGCAGGATGAAGCCCAGCCTGCAGAGACTCCGCATGAGGACGTCCCAGCTGGTCCACAGCGTCTCCTTCAGGGACCGGGACGACCTGACGGGGCCCAGGGACGGGTCCGGGGACGGATCCGGGGACGGATCTGGGTCCGCCAAGGCCAGACGGAAGACCCACTTCCTCGGCTGA